From a single Syngnathus scovelli strain Florida chromosome 2, RoL_Ssco_1.2, whole genome shotgun sequence genomic region:
- the LOC125988868 gene encoding guanine nucleotide exchange factor DBS isoform X9, with translation MKVVMLSSVTELHAYIDPGQLTTELGGAQEYCHESWISHRTAIEAFALMVKTTAHTLQNFGTELAETELPNDAEATTSLLHSHSLKKDKMKEDLRVSQSQGASLLDYINEPFQTDTEYLMTHDELENLATVQRLLGQLDETETAFDDFWERHRSKLEQCLQLRRFEQHFREVRSQLDATSERLCGFSEVSVNPSHAEHVLRELSSHEEKACDVLDYALSLASEGDGLIENAHYAEDSIRPKCCELRAVCEVISSTLRDKKSFLLTAMELHHALEKASRWCEEGIYLLASQPVDRCQSQDGAEAALRELERYLETAPLHTLIDCSAICCQYEAVLTTQLRDQVERVFQKQGSVQEMFEKRRVSLKKLAAKQTRPVQPVAPRPEVKSPQASPNQQRKERRYSADNALCRKMESPIPNGGTRHASLSEEDENLAVLRRHVMNELLETERAYVEELLCVLEGYAAEMDNPSMAHLIPSMLLSKKDILFGNMSEIYQFHKRTFLKELEAYTNCPELVGHCFLERMKDLQIYEAYCQNKPRSESLWRQCSDCAFFQECQRKLEHKLGLDSYLLKPVQRITKYQLLLKELLKYSKGCDGCDDLQEALSSILGILKAVNDSMHLIAITGYEGNLSELGRLLMQGSFSVWTEHKKGHAKVKDLARFKPMQRHLFLHEKALLFCKKREENGEGYEKAPSYSFKHSLNMSAVGITESAKGDSKKFEVWCNSREEVFIVQAPTSEIKTLWVNEIRKVLTQQLKACRDASQQKSDSPNHTANCSISLSPFRSSSQKNQKKQEEKKAEAIPVSDSNSMLAKHKDELVTSPTADRSSVAKKRFTLQGFSNLKSPKGSGMSPEHIAKRHLVKSDPTPFGFKASHISLSKVKWASASSLLQNKRRGWTKVSLLVDASEENDGYSSGEEPLNSDTEEDAGQKLIPGKYTAVADSEKAGPQELSVKSGDMVQLIREGEEGQWFVRNLRSSKEGWMAHANLLGLVSDSKSSQSISSSDDSVSGNLSTSSSCSETYTSFSDIKP, from the exons ATGAAG GTGGTCATGCTGAGTTCGGTGACCGAGCTCCATGCCTATATCGACCCAGGACAACTAACCACAGAATTGGGGGGCGCACAAGAATACTGCCATGAAAGCTGGATTTCACACCGCACT GCAATTGAAGCATTTGCACTGATGGTGAAAACGACGGCTCACACTCTACAGAACTTTGGCACCGAGCTTGCAGAAACCGAATTGCCCAATGATGCTGAGGCCACCACCAGTCTGCTGCACTCACATTCtctcaaaaaagacaaaatgaag GAGGACCTACGGGTGTCGCAGTCACAAGGCGCCAGTCTCTTGGATTATATTAATGAGCCTTTTCAGACTGATACAGAATACCTTATGACCCATGACGAACTGGAAAACTTAGCCACTGTACAGCG ACTCTTGGGTCAACTGGACGAGACAGAGACGGCATTTGATGATTTCTGGGAACGCCACCGTTCCAAGCTGGAACAATGTTTGCAACTTCGACGATTTGAGCAGCACTTCCGCGAA GTGCGCTCCCAACTTGATGCAACGTCAGAACGGTTATGTGGTTTCTCAGAGGTCAGCGTAAATCCCTCCCATGCTGAGCACGTCCTCCGTGAGCTCAGTAGTCATGAAGAAAAGGCCTGT GATGTTCTGGATTATGCCTTGTCGCTTGCCAGCGAAGGCGACGGATTGATCGAGAATGCTCACTATGCGGAGGACTCCATACGGCCCAAGTGCTGTGAACTAAGGGCAGTATGTGAGGTGATCAGTTCGACTCTGAGGGACAAGAAGAGCTTTCTTCTAACGGCGATGGAACTCCACCATGCCTTGGAGAAG gcctcccgttggtgcgaaGAGGGAATTTATCTGCTGGCGAGCCAGCCAGTGGACCGATGTCAGTCTCAAGATGGAGCTGAGGCTGCTCTCCGAGAATTAGAACGCTACCTGGAAACTGCACCGCTGCACACCCTCATCGACTGCAGCGCTATCTGCTGCCAGTATGAAGCGGTGCTCACCACTCAGCTCAGG GACCAGGTAGAGAGAGTTTTCCAGAAGCAAGGTTCTGTCCAGGAGATGTTTGAAAAGAGACGCGTCAGTCTGAAAAAGCTTGCTGCCAAACAGACACGACCAGTTCAGCCAGTGGCTCCAAGACCGGAAGTCAAATCTCCACAGGCATCTCCCA ATCAACAGAGAAAAGAGAGGAGATACTCGGCAGATAATGCCCTCTGCAGAAAG ATGGAGTCTCCCATACCCAACGGTGGCACGAGACATGCCTCCCTCTCCGAGGAAGACGAAAACTTGGCAGTGCTGCGACG TCACGTGATGAACGAACTGCTGGAGACTGAGAGAGCATATGTGGAGGAGCTCCTGTGCGTTTTAGAG GGCTACGCGGCAGAAATGGACAATCCCTCCATGGCGCACCTCATTCCTAGTATGCTGCTGAGTAAGAAGGACATCCTGTTTGGGAACATGTCAGAAATCTACCAGTTTCACAAGAG GACATTTTTGAAAGAACTTGAGGCTTACACAAACTGTCCTGAACTTGTGGGCCACTGCTTTTTAGAACGA ATGAAGGACCTACAGATCTACGAGGCTTACTGCCAGAATAAACCTCGCTCTGAGAGTTTATGGCGGCAGTGCTCGGATTGTGCCTTCTTCCAG GAGTGTCAGAGGAAGTTGGAACATAAGCTTGGATTGGACTCCTACCTCCTTAAACCTGTCCAGAGAATCACCAAATACCAGCTGTTGCTAAAG GAATTGTTAAAATACAGTAAAGGTTGTGATGGCTGTGATGACCTTCAGGAAGCTCTCTCCTCCATTTTGGGCATCCTGAAAGCTGTCAATGACTCCATGCACCTCATTGCCATCACAGGATACGAG GGTAACCTGTCAGAGCTGGGTCGCTTGCTGATGCAAGGCTCCTTTAGCGTGTGGACGGAGCACAAGAAAGGACATGCCAAGGTTAAGGACCTAGCCAGGTTCAAGCCCATGCAGCGGCATCTGTTCTTGCATGAGAAGGCCCTGCTCTTCTGCAAGAAGAGGGAAGAGAACGGCGAGGGATATGAAAAAGCTCCATCTTACAGCTTCAAACACTCTCTCAAC ATGAGTGCAGTAGGAATTACAGAGAGTGCTAAAGGAGACAGCAAGAAGTTTGAGGTTTGGTGCAATTCACGAGAGGAAGTTTTTATTGTCCAG gcTCCAACATCTGAGATCAAAACATTGTGGGTGAATGAGATTCGCAAAGTTCTCACCCAACAGCTCAAAGCCTGCAGAG ATGCCAGCCAGCAGAAGAGCGATTCCCCAAACCACACCGCCAACTGCTCCATCTCCCTCAG TCCTTTTCGGAGCAGCAGTCAAAAGAACCAGAAAAAGCAGGAGGAAAAGAAGGCAGAGGCCATCCCTGTGTCCGACAGCAATTCTATGCTTGCCAAACACAAAG ATGAGTTGGTGACAAGCCCAACCGCGGACAGGTCCTCAGTGGCTAAAAAGCGTTTTACTTTGCAGGGCTTCAGCAATCTCAAGAGTCCAAAAG GCTCGGGCATGAGCCCAGAGCATATTGCCAAGCGCCACTTGGTCAAGAGTGACCCGACTCCATTTGGGTTCAAAG CCTCTCACATCAGTCTGAGCAAAGTCAAATGGGCCAGCGCCTCTAGTCTGTTACAGAACAAGCGGCGAG GCTGGACTAAAGTGTCGCTCTTGGTGGATGCCTCTGAAGAAAATGATGGATACTCCAGTGGTGAGGAGCCATTGAACTCTGACACGGAGGAAGATGCAGGACAGAAGCTG ATTCCAGGAAAGTACACGGCGGTGGCAGACTCTGAGAAGGCAGGACCTCAGGAGCTGTCAGTCAAGAGCGGAGACATGGTGCAGCTCATCAGAGAGGGAGAGGAGGGCCAGTG GTTTGTGAGGAACCTTCGCAGCAGCAAGGAGGGCTGGATGGCCCATGCAAACCTACTCGGCCTAGTTTCTGACTCCAAGTCATCTCAGTCAATAAGCAGCTCAG ATGACAGTGTCTCTGGAAACCTGAGCACTTCCTCCAGCTGCAGTGAGACCTACACCAGCTTCTCAGACATCAAACCTTGA